The DNA window TGGCGAAGAGCCATTTGCCGTCGGGCGAGAAGCATGAGCCGGCGAACTCGGACTTGTCCTTCGAGTTCCGCGCGATGCTGAACATCTTGCCGTCGCTGGTGATCCCCCGCAGGTGGGTGTGGGTGCTGAAGGACGCGTCGACGAGGTCCTCGCAGATCACCAGTCCGCCCCATGGTCCGGAGCACACGTTGTCGCCGTTCGTCAGGAGGTCGTCCTCACCGGCTTCGATGTAGAGTTCGAGCGTGTCCGGCTTTTCGGCCGATCCGGAGGGATCGAGACGGAACACCTGGCCGTGCCGGGTCGCTCCACCGTCGGTGCAGCAGATGAAGATCCCGTCTTCGGTGAACCAGATGCCTTCGCCGCGTGCGAAGCGTGCCGCACCCGCCTTGTGGCCGCGGATCCTGAGGTCGTCGAGAGGTGCTTCAGGCTCCTCGACGTCGATCCACGTCGCTTTCATCGGCGTCCGTTCGACCGGCCACTCCGAATCCGGATCGTAGTTGCGCAAGTCGGCCTTGGGTCGGTCGACGATCGCCAGCGCCTGCAGTTTGCCTTCGGTGAAATCGCGTTCCCGTTTCGGCAGGAAACGGTAGAGCAGGCCGTCGGTCCGGTCCTCGGTGAGGTAGAGGATCCCGGTGCCGGGATCGAGCGCCACAGCCTCGTGCCGGAAGCGGCCCAGGGCCTTGAGCGGGACCGCCTTCTGCAATCCGGGCTGGTCGGTGGCCTTCACCTCGAAGCACCAGCCGTGTTGGCGTCCGCGCGGCGTGAGGAGGTCTTCCGGCTCCTCACAGGTGATCCATGTGCCCCATGGCATCGGCCCGCCGGCGCAGTTGCGGTCGGTGCCCGTCAGCGAGAGGAACTGGCGGACGGTCTCGCCGGTCTCCGGATCAAAGACCAGGTTGCTGGTGCCGCCGATGTGGGGTTCGCGGCCGCCTTCCCCCGCATCGTGGCTCAGCGAGAGATCGAGATTTTCGGGGAACTTCCGGTTGTTCGGGAAAGGCCCGATACCGGTCATCGCCAGCGCCAACTCATGGTTCCGGACGAGGATCACCTTGCCGTCCGGACCGGCAAAGGCGGCCATGCCGTCCGGCTTTCCGGGGACTTTGAAGCCGTCGTCCATTTTCTCGCCGAGTTTCGAGAGCACGCGGTAGGAGAAGCCTTCGGGAAGATCGAGAATTCCTTCCGGATCCTTGATCAGCGGGCCGAAGGGGTCGGCCGTGCGGGAAGTGGCGGCATGGCTGTAGCGCTGGAGGCCGGCGAAGGCGAGGCCGGTGGTGACGAGGAAACGGCGGCGGGTGATCATGGACTGGAGCTACGAGACAGGGCGGCTGAGGGGGGTCAAGACGAGAGCCGGAAAGTGGCGGAATTGTTGATGGATAAAGTAAATACGGCCGATTTTCCGGCTTGATGGAGGTTTGACACGCCTTCTTTGGAAGTGTTTTTTCTCCCCAACGCAAAAAACGCAAAAAAACGCCCGCATGAGCGATCAAGAGAACCCGCCCTCGAAACAAACTTCCAGCGTCCCGCTGAAGAAGGAAACGGTCCGCGTGACCCTGAAGGCCGCCGATGCGCCCGCCGCTTCGCCGACCGGTGCCGCTCCGGCCCCGGCCGCCCCGAAGCCGACTGCCGCGCCCAAGCCTCCAACGGCTCCCAAGCCACCGTCCCCGACGGTCGGCGCACCCCCGGCTCCGACCGTGGGTGGCAAGGCTCCGGCCCCGGCCCCGACGATTCCTCTCCGCACCGCGGGTGGCTCTTCCGCTCCGGGTGCTCCGGCCCCGACCATCAAGCTCAATACCGGTGGTGCGGCTTCAAAGCCGGGCCCGCCGATCACCCAACCTGCCGGTGGCCCCGGTGCTCCCAGCGCTCCGGCACCCGGCCCGACCGTTGCCCTCCCGAAGGCGACCGTCCAACTCCAG is part of the Haloferula helveola genome and encodes:
- a CDS encoding alkaline phosphatase PhoX, with protein sequence MITRRRFLVTTGLAFAGLQRYSHAATSRTADPFGPLIKDPEGILDLPEGFSYRVLSKLGEKMDDGFKVPGKPDGMAAFAGPDGKVILVRNHELALAMTGIGPFPNNRKFPENLDLSLSHDAGEGGREPHIGGTSNLVFDPETGETVRQFLSLTGTDRNCAGGPMPWGTWITCEEPEDLLTPRGRQHGWCFEVKATDQPGLQKAVPLKALGRFRHEAVALDPGTGILYLTEDRTDGLLYRFLPKRERDFTEGKLQALAIVDRPKADLRNYDPDSEWPVERTPMKATWIDVEEPEAPLDDLRIRGHKAGAARFARGEGIWFTEDGIFICCTDGGATRHGQVFRLDPSGSAEKPDTLELYIEAGEDDLLTNGDNVCSGPWGGLVICEDLVDASFSTHTHLRGITSDGKMFSIARNSKDKSEFAGSCFSPDGKWLFANLQGHGLTLAITGPWEKVTKA